One segment of Micromonospora parathelypteridis DNA contains the following:
- a CDS encoding LysR family transcriptional regulator: MARDLETVLLRSFVTAVRAGSISRAATALGHSQPALSQQLRKLEGAVGHPLLHRSPSGVSPTRAGEELLPYAERILSLCAQALTKTGHALTGHCGVGLLEDLAASQLPQALADLARLHPGATLEVLTVSNAAMREAYDNGRVQLVLDAVPDIPAPPRWTVRRPLVWAVGQGVDVTVDPLPVVLFSNPCFWRTSVLESLEHAGRRWRVAFESNSLIGVLAAVRAGLGVAALMPANLEPGMARHDADALPVLPDVELGLARHPRTEGDPLIDAVETALRRMV, translated from the coding sequence ATGGCAAGAGATTTGGAAACGGTCCTGCTGCGGTCGTTCGTCACCGCCGTGCGGGCAGGCAGCATCAGCCGGGCCGCGACCGCGCTCGGGCATTCCCAACCCGCACTCAGTCAGCAGTTGCGCAAGCTCGAGGGCGCCGTCGGCCATCCGCTGCTGCACCGGTCGCCGTCTGGCGTCTCGCCGACCCGGGCGGGCGAGGAACTCCTGCCGTACGCCGAACGCATCCTCTCGCTCTGCGCTCAGGCACTCACCAAGACCGGGCACGCGCTTACCGGCCACTGCGGCGTCGGGTTGCTCGAAGACCTCGCCGCGTCCCAGCTTCCGCAGGCCCTCGCCGACCTCGCCCGGCTGCACCCCGGCGCGACGCTGGAGGTGCTCACCGTTTCCAACGCCGCGATGCGGGAGGCCTACGACAACGGCCGCGTCCAACTCGTGCTCGACGCGGTGCCGGACATCCCCGCGCCGCCGCGCTGGACGGTCCGCCGCCCGCTGGTCTGGGCGGTCGGCCAGGGTGTGGACGTGACCGTCGACCCGCTGCCAGTGGTGCTGTTCTCCAACCCGTGCTTCTGGCGTACGTCCGTCTTGGAATCGCTCGAACATGCCGGTCGGCGTTGGCGGGTGGCCTTCGAGAGCAACAGCCTGATTGGTGTGCTCGCCGCGGTACGGGCCGGGCTCGGTGTCGCGGCGCTCATGCCCGCGAACCTCGAACCGGGCATGGCCCGCCACGACGCGGACGCCCTACCCGTCCTGCCGGACGTCGAGCTCGGTCTCGCACGGCACCCACGGACCGAGGGTGATCCGCTGATCGATGCCGTGGAGACCGCGCTGCGCCGCATGGTCTGA
- a CDS encoding ABC transporter ATP-binding protein, whose protein sequence is MAGQALLSARGLTRDFRGFRAVDDVDLDVASESVHALVGPNGAGKTTLFNLLTGFLRPSAGRIELAGRDVTGLPPEQVARLGVARSFQITSLFPQLSAREHVALALQSPSGLGWRFWRSAKLMARYTERADELLTMVGLVDLAQAPSESLAYGRKRALELAIALALDPKVLLLDEPTAGMGMEDVDRTVELISRVRQGRTVVMVEHNMSVVGRLADTVTVLQAGKVLVEGPYEQVRADERVITAYLGAADAAH, encoded by the coding sequence ATGGCCGGGCAAGCGCTCCTGTCGGCCCGTGGGCTGACCCGCGACTTCCGGGGCTTCCGGGCGGTCGACGACGTCGACCTCGACGTCGCCTCGGAGAGTGTGCACGCGCTGGTCGGCCCGAACGGCGCCGGCAAGACCACCCTGTTCAACCTGCTCACCGGCTTCCTGCGGCCCAGCGCCGGGCGGATCGAGCTGGCCGGGCGGGACGTCACCGGGCTGCCGCCGGAGCAGGTGGCCCGGCTCGGCGTGGCCCGCTCGTTCCAGATCACCAGCCTCTTTCCGCAACTGTCCGCCCGGGAGCACGTGGCGCTGGCCCTGCAGTCGCCCAGTGGCCTGGGCTGGCGGTTCTGGCGTTCGGCGAAGCTGATGGCCCGCTACACCGAGCGCGCGGACGAGTTGCTGACCATGGTGGGGCTGGTCGACCTGGCGCAGGCCCCGTCCGAGTCACTGGCGTACGGCCGCAAGCGGGCCCTGGAGCTGGCCATCGCCCTGGCACTCGACCCGAAGGTGCTGCTGCTCGACGAGCCGACCGCCGGGATGGGCATGGAGGACGTCGACCGCACCGTCGAGCTGATCAGCCGGGTCCGCCAGGGCCGGACCGTGGTGATGGTCGAGCACAACATGAGCGTGGTCGGCCGACTCGCCGACACCGTCACCGTGCTGCAGGCCGGCAAGGTCCTCGTCGAAGGCCCGTACGAGCAGGTCCGCGCGGACGAGCGTGTGATCACCGCCTACCTGGGAGCCGCTGATGCTGCGCATTGA
- a CDS encoding branched-chain amino acid ABC transporter permease, translating into MTGFAQNTFNGLVSGAFYALLALGLAVIFGMLRVVNFAHGAFYMLGAFGAYVLLTEAGVPFWAALVIMPVGLGLLGMALERAVIHRLTKLDPLYNFLLTFGLTLILQDLVKLRYGVQSSPYATPSLLSGSVDFGLFDFPTYRVFILGFTVLLCVAVWWALTRTRIGMVVRAATERPDLTRAFGIDVGRWVTPVFGFGIGLAGLAGVLAAPMRAVNPLMGADLIIVVFAVVVIGGLGSIFGSVAAGFGIGLVQAWGESYLSNFPIVSQTIVFIVMAGVLLWRPAGLFGREEAPA; encoded by the coding sequence ATGACCGGATTCGCGCAGAACACGTTCAACGGGCTGGTGAGCGGGGCGTTCTACGCCCTGCTCGCCCTCGGGCTCGCGGTCATCTTCGGCATGTTGCGGGTGGTCAACTTCGCGCACGGCGCGTTCTACATGCTCGGCGCGTTCGGGGCGTACGTGCTGCTCACCGAGGCGGGTGTGCCGTTCTGGGCGGCCCTGGTGATCATGCCGGTGGGGTTGGGCCTGCTCGGCATGGCGCTGGAACGCGCCGTGATCCACCGGCTGACCAAGCTCGACCCGCTCTACAACTTCCTGCTCACCTTCGGCCTGACGCTGATCCTGCAGGACCTGGTGAAGCTGCGCTACGGCGTGCAGTCCAGCCCGTACGCCACGCCGTCGCTGCTGAGCGGGTCGGTCGATTTCGGGCTCTTCGACTTCCCGACGTACCGGGTGTTCATCCTCGGCTTCACGGTGCTGCTCTGCGTCGCGGTGTGGTGGGCGCTGACCCGGACCCGGATCGGCATGGTGGTCCGCGCGGCCACCGAGCGGCCCGACCTGACCCGCGCGTTCGGCATCGACGTCGGGCGCTGGGTGACCCCGGTCTTCGGCTTCGGCATCGGGCTGGCCGGTCTCGCCGGGGTGCTGGCCGCGCCGATGCGCGCCGTCAACCCGCTGATGGGAGCCGACCTGATCATCGTGGTGTTCGCGGTGGTCGTGATCGGCGGGCTGGGCTCGATCTTCGGTTCGGTCGCCGCCGGCTTCGGCATCGGCCTGGTGCAGGCATGGGGCGAGTCGTACCTGTCCAACTTCCCGATCGTCTCCCAGACCATCGTCTTCATCGTGATGGCCGGCGTGCTGCTCTGGCGCCCGGCCGGCCTGTTCGGTCGTGAGGAGGCTCCCGCATGA
- a CDS encoding SPFH domain-containing protein gives MPVGFTMAIVFAVALAISAVLALVTSARPLKRMAVLAAFAFLALTVLVGVVSSAHSVPIRSVGIVTSFGKPTGEVTGSGLKWVAPWQKVGEWDAGRQKYDHIGGDNCVRVRTGTLADACVEVLIEWQVKPENAPKQFMDYKGDFGSFRGQRVGVQLDSAVNDAFAAYNPLEKIDAQTGDLNVDLKPFAANIKTSAETRLATDVDILSVTITRVNHDDKTEGNIKAFQDKLAQTRNLEQDRKNAEISKQITETNAKVDKVTRCLEIAEKNGANPGLCINPGIVTGK, from the coding sequence ATGCCCGTCGGCTTCACCATGGCGATCGTCTTCGCCGTCGCCCTGGCGATCAGCGCCGTCCTGGCCCTCGTCACCTCCGCGCGGCCCCTGAAGCGGATGGCCGTCCTCGCGGCGTTCGCCTTTCTCGCGCTCACCGTGCTGGTCGGTGTCGTCTCCAGCGCCCACTCGGTGCCCATCCGCTCGGTCGGCATCGTGACCAGCTTCGGCAAGCCCACCGGCGAGGTGACCGGTTCGGGGCTGAAGTGGGTGGCGCCGTGGCAGAAGGTCGGCGAGTGGGACGCGGGCCGGCAGAAGTACGACCACATCGGCGGCGACAACTGCGTACGGGTCCGCACCGGCACGCTCGCCGACGCCTGCGTCGAGGTTCTCATCGAGTGGCAGGTCAAGCCGGAGAACGCGCCCAAGCAGTTCATGGACTACAAGGGAGACTTCGGCAGCTTCCGGGGCCAGCGGGTGGGCGTGCAGCTCGACAGCGCGGTGAACGACGCCTTCGCCGCGTACAACCCGCTGGAGAAGATCGACGCCCAGACCGGCGACCTCAACGTCGACCTGAAGCCGTTCGCGGCGAACATCAAGACCAGCGCGGAGACCCGCCTCGCCACCGACGTGGACATCCTCTCGGTGACCATCACCCGGGTGAACCACGACGACAAGACCGAGGGCAACATCAAGGCGTTCCAGGACAAGCTGGCGCAGACCCGCAACCTGGAGCAGGACCGCAAGAACGCCGAGATCTCCAAGCAGATCACCGAGACCAACGCGAAGGTCGACAAGGTCACCCGCTGCCTGGAGATCGCGGAGAAGAACGGCGCCAACCCGGGTCTCTGCATCAACCCGGGCATCGTCACCGGCAAGTGA
- a CDS encoding ABC transporter substrate-binding protein, translated as MRRTMGVAAASAAVVLVAGCGGGGPQSSGDGKLTGDKIVLGVLNDQSGVYSELSGKNSVTAVEMAIADFTAKYGDKAVTKDITVETADHQNKPDVANSKAQEMYDRKGVDLILDVPTSSAALKVADVAKEKKRLYFNIGAATTDLTGKSCNKYTFHYAYDTYMLANGTGKTTTEQIGKNWYILYPNYAFGQDMEKSFSTAITAAGGTVVGKDGAPFPNTSGDFSTFLLKAPNLNPKPDVLGTMQAGAELVNVVKQYNEFKLRDKGVDLAVGLMFLTDIHSLTPAALAGTTYTDAWYWNFDAKNREFADRFQQKAGTRPTFAHAANYSAALQYLEAVQAAGTDDADAVVKGLEGKTVEDVFLRNGKIRAEDHRVVHDAYLAQVKPQSEVTEPWDYVKVLKTIPAAEAFRAPSADCKL; from the coding sequence ATGCGCAGGACGATGGGTGTGGCCGCGGCGTCGGCCGCGGTGGTGCTGGTCGCCGGTTGTGGCGGCGGTGGCCCCCAGTCGAGTGGCGACGGGAAGCTGACCGGCGACAAGATCGTGCTGGGCGTGCTCAACGACCAGTCCGGGGTGTACTCGGAGTTGTCCGGAAAGAACTCCGTGACGGCGGTGGAGATGGCCATCGCCGACTTCACCGCGAAATACGGAGACAAGGCGGTGACCAAGGACATCACCGTGGAGACCGCCGACCACCAGAACAAGCCGGACGTTGCCAACTCCAAGGCCCAGGAGATGTACGACCGCAAGGGCGTCGACCTGATCCTGGACGTGCCCACCTCGTCGGCCGCGTTGAAGGTGGCCGACGTGGCGAAGGAGAAGAAGCGGCTCTACTTCAACATCGGTGCGGCGACCACGGATCTGACCGGCAAGAGCTGCAACAAGTACACGTTCCACTACGCGTACGACACGTACATGCTGGCCAACGGCACCGGGAAGACGACGACCGAGCAGATCGGCAAGAACTGGTACATCCTCTACCCGAACTACGCCTTCGGTCAGGACATGGAGAAGAGCTTCTCCACCGCGATCACGGCGGCCGGCGGCACGGTGGTGGGCAAGGACGGCGCGCCGTTCCCGAACACCAGCGGCGACTTCTCCACCTTCCTGCTCAAGGCGCCGAACCTGAACCCGAAGCCGGACGTGCTGGGCACCATGCAGGCCGGCGCGGAGCTGGTCAACGTGGTGAAGCAGTACAACGAGTTCAAGCTGCGTGACAAGGGCGTCGACCTGGCGGTGGGGCTGATGTTCCTCACCGACATCCACTCGCTCACCCCGGCCGCGTTGGCGGGTACCACGTACACCGACGCCTGGTACTGGAACTTCGACGCGAAGAACCGGGAGTTCGCCGACCGCTTCCAGCAGAAGGCCGGCACCCGGCCGACCTTCGCGCACGCGGCCAACTACTCCGCGGCCCTGCAGTACCTGGAGGCGGTGCAGGCCGCCGGGACGGACGACGCGGACGCCGTCGTCAAGGGCCTGGAGGGCAAGACGGTCGAGGACGTCTTCCTGCGTAACGGCAAGATCCGTGCCGAGGACCACCGGGTGGTGCACGACGCGTACCTGGCCCAGGTGAAGCCGCAGTCCGAGGTCACCGAGCCGTGGGACTACGTGAAGGTGCTCAAGACGATCCCCGCCGCCGAGGCGTTCCGGGCGCCCTCGGCGGACTGCAAGCTATGA
- a CDS encoding transcriptional regulator: MLTDPMPAEAVQIAYKQVSLAAEDLDGNGVATLVLELADTWGVPALWEQVCRPLLAGLPGRGATEVAVEHALCEGVRVGLDVHRREPGRSLPAGGVLLAGAEKEAHCLGLHALAAALREQGRGCLNLGQALPWSALTSAVFRARPHTVVLWSQTPATGRAYRLVRLARDFPLLRVYGAGPGWIEPLTGRVGHLGTLPDAVAACLAVAPERDAHHIRYGSVPYR, encoded by the coding sequence GTGCTGACCGATCCGATGCCGGCGGAGGCCGTCCAGATCGCGTACAAGCAGGTTTCGCTGGCCGCCGAGGACCTGGACGGCAACGGTGTCGCCACGTTGGTGCTGGAGTTGGCCGACACCTGGGGTGTGCCGGCGCTCTGGGAGCAGGTCTGCCGTCCGTTGCTGGCCGGGCTGCCGGGGCGGGGCGCGACCGAGGTCGCCGTCGAGCATGCCCTCTGCGAGGGGGTCCGGGTCGGGTTGGACGTGCACCGCCGGGAGCCCGGCCGGTCACTGCCCGCCGGCGGGGTGCTGCTGGCCGGCGCTGAGAAGGAGGCGCACTGCCTCGGCCTGCACGCGCTCGCCGCCGCGCTGCGCGAACAGGGCCGCGGTTGTCTGAATCTCGGCCAGGCGCTGCCCTGGTCCGCGCTGACCAGCGCGGTGTTCCGGGCACGCCCGCACACCGTCGTGCTCTGGTCGCAGACGCCGGCCACCGGCCGCGCGTACCGCCTGGTGCGTCTCGCCCGGGATTTTCCGCTCCTGCGGGTGTACGGCGCGGGGCCGGGCTGGATCGAGCCGCTCACCGGGCGGGTGGGCCACCTCGGCACGTTGCCGGACGCCGTCGCCGCCTGCCTGGCCGTCGCGCCGGAGCGTGATGCCCACCACATACGATACGGATCGGTCCCGTATCGTTAA
- a CDS encoding MFS transporter, giving the protein MTSYRQVLAVPGMAPLLGVSLIARTAITADVTALTLYVVLGLDLSYAAAGGVAAALTAGVALGGPLLGRMIDSRGLRSVLLATSMVQVVFWLGVPFLPYAFLLVASFVAGLLMVPAQAVGRQAIAAMTTAEQRRAAFALESVQGELSYIVGPAVVIVCAATVSPEVVAWGVGAAILVGGAGIALLNPPMRAEDEADVAAVGRPPRRQWLGAEMIAALTMAFGTTTLLSGVDLAIIATLREAGQVSWAAVVVVVFGVSSVVGGLIYGALSRPLPTWLLLGLLGLVTIPAGLAQDWPWLCVAVVGSGLLTAPTLGTVADAVSRLAPPGVRGEVIGLQSSAQSAGFALGAPLVGVAIDLSVPAGGFAAAGLAGLAAALTGHLLSRRSSARTAAPFHADHVVLGAHPDHGHRSPRAG; this is encoded by the coding sequence GTGACCAGTTATCGACAGGTGCTCGCGGTGCCGGGGATGGCACCGCTGCTCGGCGTCTCGCTGATTGCCCGCACCGCGATAACGGCCGACGTGACGGCGCTGACCCTGTATGTCGTGCTGGGCCTGGACCTGAGCTACGCGGCAGCGGGCGGTGTCGCGGCGGCCCTGACCGCCGGAGTGGCGCTGGGTGGGCCGCTGCTCGGCCGCATGATCGACTCGCGGGGCCTGCGCAGCGTGCTGCTGGCAACCAGCATGGTGCAGGTCGTCTTCTGGCTGGGCGTGCCGTTCCTGCCGTACGCGTTCCTGCTGGTCGCCAGCTTCGTGGCGGGTCTGTTGATGGTGCCGGCCCAGGCGGTGGGCAGACAGGCGATCGCCGCGATGACGACGGCCGAGCAGCGCCGGGCCGCGTTCGCGTTGGAATCGGTGCAGGGCGAACTGTCGTACATCGTGGGCCCGGCGGTGGTGATCGTGTGCGCGGCGACGGTGTCCCCCGAGGTGGTGGCATGGGGGGTCGGTGCCGCGATCCTGGTCGGCGGAGCCGGCATCGCCTTGCTCAATCCACCGATGCGTGCCGAGGACGAGGCGGATGTCGCCGCGGTCGGACGACCTCCACGCAGGCAGTGGCTGGGCGCCGAAATGATCGCCGCGCTGACGATGGCGTTCGGCACGACGACGCTTCTCAGCGGCGTCGACCTCGCCATCATCGCCACACTGCGAGAAGCAGGTCAGGTGTCCTGGGCCGCCGTGGTCGTCGTGGTGTTCGGCGTGTCGTCGGTCGTCGGTGGACTGATCTACGGCGCGCTGTCCCGGCCGCTGCCCACGTGGTTGCTGCTCGGCCTGCTCGGGCTCGTGACGATTCCCGCCGGGCTCGCCCAGGACTGGCCCTGGCTGTGCGTGGCCGTCGTCGGCAGCGGTCTGCTCACCGCGCCGACCCTTGGCACGGTGGCCGACGCGGTGAGCCGGCTGGCGCCGCCCGGCGTGCGGGGTGAGGTGATCGGTCTGCAGTCCTCAGCGCAGAGCGCTGGTTTCGCGCTCGGAGCCCCACTCGTCGGCGTGGCGATCGACCTCTCGGTGCCAGCGGGCGGCTTCGCGGCGGCTGGGCTTGCCGGCCTCGCCGCCGCACTGACCGGACACCTGCTGTCCCGCCGCTCGTCCGCTCGAACGGCGGCGCCTTTCCACGCTGACCATGTCGTCCTTGGCGCCCATCCCGACCACGGTCACCGCTCCCCCCGCGCCGGGTGA
- a CDS encoding branched-chain amino acid ABC transporter permease, whose protein sequence is MTSTVDTPADASRSTPPSGLLAVAQAPGWVRYALLAVGLAIAAWLPNGLYPAVAVDILCWALFAVAVDLLLGFTGLMSFGHAAFWGTSAYVTGLVAIHVGLPFPLAVLAGALAAAVLAVPIGYLAVKRTGIYFAMVTLAFAQMVYYVANEWRSVTQGENGLQGVPRELFGVDLTDDYFFYYAILPIVLLGLAAAWRIVHSPFGRVLVGIRDNPARARALGYPVHRYKLTAFVLSGFIAGLGGGLFAVGHRFVSLDVLHWTTSGKAVIVVVLGGIGTLWGGVLGAGIVVRLEDWLSFSGFEAIGLVTGGIFVLVVVLFRRGIWGSVAALAHRLAARRR, encoded by the coding sequence ATGACCAGCACCGTGGACACGCCCGCCGATGCGTCCCGCTCGACACCACCGTCCGGGCTGCTCGCCGTGGCTCAGGCGCCCGGCTGGGTGCGGTACGCGCTGCTCGCCGTCGGGCTGGCCATCGCGGCGTGGCTGCCCAACGGCCTCTACCCGGCGGTCGCGGTGGACATCCTCTGCTGGGCGTTGTTCGCCGTGGCGGTGGACCTGCTGCTCGGCTTCACCGGGCTGATGTCCTTCGGTCACGCCGCGTTCTGGGGCACGTCGGCGTACGTCACGGGGTTGGTGGCCATCCACGTGGGCCTGCCGTTCCCCCTGGCCGTGCTGGCCGGGGCGCTCGCCGCGGCCGTGCTGGCGGTGCCGATCGGCTACCTGGCGGTGAAGCGGACCGGCATCTACTTCGCCATGGTGACCCTGGCCTTCGCGCAGATGGTCTACTACGTGGCCAACGAGTGGCGCTCGGTGACCCAGGGCGAGAACGGCCTCCAGGGGGTGCCCCGCGAGCTGTTCGGCGTCGACCTCACCGACGACTACTTCTTCTACTACGCGATCCTCCCGATCGTGCTGCTCGGGCTGGCCGCCGCCTGGCGGATCGTGCACTCACCGTTCGGTCGGGTGCTGGTCGGCATCCGGGACAACCCGGCCCGGGCGCGGGCGCTGGGCTACCCGGTGCACCGCTACAAGCTCACCGCGTTCGTGCTCTCCGGTTTCATCGCCGGCCTCGGCGGTGGGCTGTTCGCGGTCGGCCACCGGTTCGTCTCGCTGGACGTGCTGCACTGGACCACCTCCGGCAAGGCGGTCATCGTGGTGGTGCTCGGCGGGATCGGCACCCTCTGGGGCGGGGTGCTCGGCGCCGGCATCGTGGTCCGGCTGGAGGACTGGTTGTCGTTCTCCGGGTTCGAGGCGATCGGCCTGGTGACCGGCGGCATCTTCGTCCTCGTCGTGGTGTTGTTCCGGCGCGGCATCTGGGGCAGCGTCGCCGCACTGGCCCACCGGCTGGCGGCGCGTCGCCGGTAG
- a CDS encoding permease prefix domain 1-containing protein yields MTAHDGPEELEAQFAQWRQYVLRRRELQAVDADELEDHLRGSVDELITAGLSPDEAFLVAVKRMGSLDDISREFAREHSERLWKQLVLTGDSGSPVAGARSRRDLWVMFGCAAGAVVSVKAPALFGLTFDDDGSFYARNATLFALPWLAAFLAWRRQARPVMIAVLVALFVLGAVAANAYPLADDSQSVVVSSVHLPIALWLVVGLAYVADDWRSSRRRMDFIRFTGEWFIYFVLMALGGGVLAAFLFNTFAAIGIVPEAFISQWLLPCGAAAAVVVAGWLVEAKQSVVENIAPVLTRLFTPLFTAALLAFLVAVVWTSHGIEVEREALILFDLLLVVVLGLLLYSLSARDPLAPPGPFDKLQLALVVSALAIDVLVLLEITGRITDEYGGTPNRAAALGENVILLVNLAWSAWLLLAFIRRRTPFAALERWQTGYLPVYAAWAWIVVLVFPPLFNYA; encoded by the coding sequence ATGACGGCACACGACGGGCCGGAGGAGTTGGAGGCGCAGTTCGCGCAGTGGCGTCAGTACGTGCTGCGTCGCCGGGAGCTGCAAGCGGTGGACGCCGATGAGCTCGAAGACCACCTTCGCGGCTCCGTTGACGAGTTGATCACGGCGGGCCTGAGCCCGGATGAGGCGTTCCTGGTCGCGGTGAAGCGGATGGGCAGCCTCGACGACATCTCCCGCGAGTTCGCCCGGGAACATTCGGAGCGACTGTGGAAGCAGTTGGTGCTGACCGGCGACTCCGGCAGTCCGGTCGCCGGCGCGCGTTCCCGGCGGGACCTGTGGGTCATGTTCGGCTGCGCGGCGGGTGCGGTGGTGTCCGTCAAGGCGCCAGCGCTGTTCGGGCTGACCTTCGACGACGACGGCTCGTTCTACGCGCGGAACGCCACCCTGTTCGCGTTGCCCTGGCTGGCGGCGTTCCTGGCCTGGCGCCGGCAAGCCCGACCGGTGATGATCGCGGTGCTGGTGGCGCTGTTCGTCCTCGGCGCGGTGGCGGCCAACGCCTATCCCCTGGCGGACGATTCGCAGTCCGTGGTCGTCAGCAGCGTCCATCTTCCCATCGCCCTGTGGCTCGTGGTCGGTCTGGCCTACGTCGCCGACGACTGGCGCTCGTCTCGTCGACGCATGGACTTCATCCGCTTCACCGGCGAGTGGTTCATCTACTTCGTACTGATGGCCCTCGGTGGCGGCGTGCTCGCCGCGTTCCTGTTCAACACCTTCGCGGCCATCGGAATCGTCCCGGAGGCGTTCATCTCGCAGTGGCTCCTGCCCTGCGGCGCCGCGGCCGCGGTCGTCGTGGCCGGGTGGCTGGTCGAGGCCAAGCAGAGTGTCGTCGAGAACATCGCGCCGGTCCTCACCCGGCTGTTCACCCCGCTCTTCACGGCCGCCCTGCTCGCCTTCCTCGTCGCTGTCGTCTGGACCAGCCACGGCATCGAGGTCGAGCGCGAAGCTCTGATCCTGTTCGACCTGCTGCTCGTCGTGGTGCTGGGGCTGCTGCTCTACTCGCTCTCGGCCCGCGATCCGCTGGCCCCGCCCGGCCCGTTCGACAAGCTCCAGCTCGCGCTCGTGGTCAGTGCGTTGGCCATCGACGTGCTGGTGCTGTTGGAGATCACCGGACGCATCACCGACGAGTACGGCGGAACGCCCAACCGGGCGGCCGCGCTCGGCGAGAACGTCATCCTGCTGGTCAACCTCGCGTGGTCGGCGTGGCTCCTGCTGGCCTTCATCCGTCGGCGCACACCGTTCGCGGCGCTCGAACGGTGGCAGACCGGCTACCTGCCGGTGTACGCCGCGTGGGCCTGGATCGTGGTCCTCGTCTTCCCACCGTTGTTCAACTACGCATAG
- a CDS encoding ABC transporter ATP-binding protein — protein sequence MLRIENLSAAYGEAQVLREVSLQVSAGEVVTLVGRNGAGKSTLLRCVMGLHSGQRGTIELDGRDITKLPAHKRARLGLGWVPDDRGSYATLTVTENLTLPPTVGPDPWSLERVYEAFPALYTRRDSAATMLSGGEQQMLALARVLRMGARLLLCDEPTEGLSPLLVQQVGDLLREAKRHGVTVLLVEQNLHFATGVADRHYLLAEGRVAEAMDNSEVRSRERELLAYLGI from the coding sequence ATGCTGCGCATTGAGAACCTCTCCGCCGCCTACGGCGAGGCGCAGGTGCTGCGCGAGGTCAGCCTCCAGGTCAGCGCCGGCGAGGTGGTCACCCTGGTCGGGCGCAACGGCGCCGGCAAGTCCACACTGCTGCGCTGCGTGATGGGGCTGCACTCCGGCCAACGCGGCACGATCGAGCTGGACGGGCGCGACATCACCAAGCTGCCGGCCCACAAACGGGCCCGGCTCGGGTTGGGCTGGGTGCCCGACGACCGGGGCAGCTACGCCACGCTGACCGTCACCGAGAACCTCACGCTGCCGCCCACGGTCGGCCCCGACCCGTGGTCGCTGGAGCGGGTGTACGAGGCGTTCCCCGCCCTCTACACCCGGCGGGACTCCGCGGCCACCATGCTCTCCGGCGGCGAGCAGCAGATGCTCGCGCTGGCCCGGGTGCTGCGGATGGGCGCCCGGCTGCTGCTCTGCGACGAGCCCACCGAGGGGCTCTCGCCGCTGCTGGTGCAGCAGGTCGGTGACCTGCTGCGCGAGGCCAAGCGGCACGGGGTGACCGTGCTGCTGGTCGAACAGAACCTGCACTTCGCCACGGGTGTCGCCGACCGGCACTACCTGCTGGCCGAGGGGCGTGTCGCCGAGGCGATGGACAACTCCGAGGTGCGTTCGCGGGAACGCGAGCTGCTCGCGTACCTCGGGATCTGA